The Scyliorhinus canicula chromosome 13, sScyCan1.1, whole genome shotgun sequence genome contains a region encoding:
- the LOC119976518 gene encoding uncharacterized protein LOC119976518 produces the protein MTQRERVTIELAALGLPFQLGMLYDCRSDSLIPGLTLWELKALQTDLNVQSQPNTEFHIIASDSIETKASALNVNGSLRASFLGGLIQVKGSAKYLSDTKRSKQQARVTLQYQTTTRFEQLTMSHLGRQNVTHPYVFDQGTATHVVTAVLYGAQAFFVFDQEVSSSENVQDIQGNLEVIVKIIPGIAIEGQASLKMTDEQKSNSQKFNCTFYGDFSLENNPTTFQDAINIYRTLPKLLGRDGEHTVPMRVWLYPLNKLDSKAAQLVRDISVGLVNRSQSVLEQLNEAVMRCNDMMRDSVIVQFPEIGNRIMKFREMCLEHKLVFQKTLARVLPSIRGGGVEEGLLVDILKNKEQSPFKHQSLIKWLDDQEREMNVVKSYLSILKDIHVVKSRSDLDREILDSQTEYVVCFTFTSLHQEDFYLSEANSYLQSHTAEKMQIPNPADQVSTEHHTQQWFNSVSVSQKMRERSCLFLDFSTANRARGKTKFIVASVQDDSNVGASIYLYERGFVVSHCFEPPSQPERPVVSGTTHDSVTLQFQPPRYGAGEIVGYRVEYRATQQEEWTTVDTSDTSKSFTISRLQPHQEYHFQYRAVTKAGVSMVSESYSVTTLPTSPPGKPLTLQVYWYDATFTWNKPTEIGAGVDLVQYRIEYREENTVTSSTENGLWEEIRTTDSKCRYTLEGLKPKTSYRVRVSAVCGEGGSSEPSDEVLIKTENEPTRLAEKLRRESTLTANGNPSIYTLPLKKKKLDKDGHRVKCSFGKPTTTHSARTIMVLGATGAGKTTLINGMINYILGVEWEDNFRYKLIDEGTGRSQAESQTSSIAAYELHHRKGFQIDYSLTIIDTPGFGDTRGITRDKLITDQIREFFTSPDGIDQIDAVCFVAQASLARLTHAQKYVFDSILSIFGKDIAENIQILVTFADGQVPPILEAINVAEVPCPKDKKGFPVHFKFNNSAIFAQSLASGNSANKRSSDDSEDEEENDNFDAMFWKMGSNSMKKFFRALNKMEAKSLLLTKEVLVERQQLEAAIAGLQPQITAGLTKLEEIRKTKQALNQHQVDLDANKDFEYDIEFIIPVQINISGSGSYITNCQKCRFTCHYPCGIPNDDGKRGCAAMGRNGRCTVCPGNCIWNDHFNQKYRFEYETRKEKRTYSELKEKYEKASGEKMTQQNIMEKLQQEFDDVQDVVLELIEKSSQSILRLEEIALRPNPLSTPVYIDLLIQSEKEEAKPGFMERIQSLNEVKKQAQLIAKVSGKEELFPEEWKEYQAVKKRQKERKGLKGMVSAVCQWITQKTN, from the coding sequence GTTTAACACTGTGGGAATTGAAGGCACTGCAGACTGACCTGAATGTTCAATCTCAGCCTAATACTGAGTTTCACATCATCGCTTCTGACtctattgaaacaaaagcatctgcactgaatgtgaaCGGATCACTGAGAGCAAGTTTCTTAGGTGGATTGATCCAGGTGAAAGGATCTGCAAAATATCTCAGTGACACAAAGAGATCAAAGCAGCAGGCccgagtgacccttcaatatcaAACAACAACCAGGTTTGAGCAGCTGACAATGAGTCACTTAGGGAGGCAGAATGTAACACACCCGTATGTGTTTGATCAGGGAACAGCAACTCACGTGGTTACAGCAGTGCTGTATGGAGCTCAGGCTTTCTTTGTGTTTGATCAAGAGGTTTCTTCGTCAGAGAACGTGCAGGATATTCAGGGTAACCTGGAAGTTATAGTTAAAATTATTCCTGGGATCGCAATTGAGGGTCAGGCCTCCCTAAAAATGACAGATGAACAAAAATCCAATTCCCAGAAATTCAACTGCACCTTTTATGGGGATTTCTCCCTGGAAAACAATCCCACCACATTCCAAGATGCCATTAACATCTACAGAACCCTCCCAAAGTTACTGGGACGGGATGGAGAGCACACAGTGCCCATGAGAGTCTGGCTCTACCCACTCAACAAACTGGACTCCAAAGCTGCTCAGCTGGTACGAGACATCAGTGTCGGACTGGTCAATCGCTCCCAGTCTGTGCTGGAGCAGCTCAATGAGGCAGTGATGAGATGCAATGATATGATGAGAGACAGTGTCATTGTTCAATTTCCAGAGATTGGGAACAGGATAATGAAATTCCGTGAGATGTGTCTGGAGCACAAATTGGTTTTCCAGAAGACTTTAGCCAGAGTTTTACCATCTATCcgtgggggtggagtggaggaagggttactggtggatATTTTAAAGAACAAGGAACAGTCACCATTCAAACACCAGTCACTGATCAAATGGCTGGATGACCAGGAGAGGGAAATGAATGTGGTGAAATCTTATCTCTCAATATTGAAAGATATACACGTTGTGAAATCAAGGAGTGATTTGGATAGAGAAATTTTGGATTCACAGACAGAGTATGTGGTCTGTTTCACATTCACATCACTGCATCAAGAGGATTTCTATCTGTCAGAAGCAAACAGTTACCTACAATCTCACACAGCTGAGAAAATGCAGATCCCAAATCCTGCTGACCAGGTTAGTACAGAACATCACACCCAGCAGTGGTTTAACTCAGTGTCTGTATCCCAGAAGATGAGGGAGCGCTCCTGCTTATTCCTGGATTTTTCCACAGCCAACAGAGCGCGAGGGAAAACAAAGTTCATTGTTGCTTCTGTGCAGGATGACAGTAATGTGGGAGCATCAATTTACCTGTATGAGAGAGGTTTTGTGGTCAGTCACTGCTTCGAACCCCCATCACAGCCGGAGAGACCTGTGGTTAGTGGAACAACACATGACAGTGTGACCCTCCAATTCCAGCCACCGAGATACGGAGCTGGTGAGATtgttgggtacagggtggagtACCGAGCTACCCAACAGGAGGAATGGACAACTGTGGATACATCCGATACATCCAAATCCTTCACAATATCCAGGTTACAGCCACACCAGGAATATCATTTCCAATACAGAGCAGTGACCAAGGCAGGGGTCAGCATggtcagtgagagttacagtgtcACCACACTTCCTACAAGTCCACCTGGTAAACCTTTAACACTCCAGGTTTACTGGTATGATGCAACATTCACGTGGAACAAGCCGACTGAGATTGGAGCTGGTGTTGATCTAgttcagtacaggatagaatatAGAGAAGAAAATACAGTTACTTCCAGCACAGAGaatggattatgggaggaaataaGGACAACAGATAGTAAATGTCGTTATACTTTAGAGGGATTGAAACCCAAGACATCCTACAGAGTGCGAGTGTCGGCTGTCTGTGGAGAAGGAGGTTCCAGTGAACCAAGTGATGAGgttttaataaaaacagaaaatgaaccAACGAGACTGGCTGAGAAACTTCGCAGAGAAAGTACATTAACAGCCAATGGGAACCCTTCCATTTACACCCTCCCCTTAAAGAAGAAGAAACTTGACAAGGATGGACACCGTGTAAAATGCTCCTTTGGAAAACCAACCACAACACACAGTGCCAGGACAATAATGGTTCTTGGAGCAACAGGAGCAGGAAAAACAACCCTCATCAATGGAATGATCAACTACATCCTGGGTGTGGAATGGGAGGACAATTTCAGATATAAATTAATAGATGAAGGAACAGGAAGATCCCAGGCTGAAAGTCAGACATCCTCAATCGCTGCCTATGAACTCCACCATCGAAAAGGATTCCAGATTGATTACTCTCTCACTATCATTGACACACCGGGATTCGGAGATACCAGGGGGATAACCCGAGATAAACTGATCACTGATCAGATCCGAGAGTTCTTTACTTCCCCAGATGGTATTGATCAGATTGATGCCGTGTGTTTTGTTGCTCAAGCCTCATTGGCTCGTCTGACACATGCACAGAAATATGTCTTTGATTCAATTCTTTCCATTTTTGGTAAAGATATTGCTGAGAACATCCAAATCCTGGTGACATTTGCAGATGGACAGGTTCCCCCCATTCTGGAGGCCATCAATGTTGCTGAGGTACCGTGTCCCAAAGATAAAAAAGGTTTTCCAGTTCACTTCAAATTCAACAATTCAGCCATATTTGCTCAAAGTTTAGCTTCTGGAAACTCTGCCAATAAGAGGAGCTCTGATGACAGCGAAGACGAGGAAGAGAACGATAACTTTGATGCAATGTTCTGGAAGATGGGATCAAACAGTATGAAGAAATTCTTTAGAGCTCTAAACAAAATGGAAGCAAAGAGTTTACTCTTAACAAAGGAGGTCCTggtggagcgtcagcagctggaGGCTGCGATCGCGGGATTACAGCCTcagatcacagcaggtctgacaaaacTGGAGGAGATCAGGAAGACAAAACAGGCTTTGAACCAACACCAGGTCGATCTGGATGCAAATAAAGATTTTGAATATGACATTGAATTCATAATTCCAGTCCAGATAAACATCAGTGGGAGCGGTAGTTATATAACCAACTGTCAGAAATGTCGCTTCACCTGTCACTATCCCTGTGGAATCCCTAATGATGATGGTAAAAGGGGATGTGCAGCAATGGGCAGAAATGGTCGCTGCACAGTCTGTCCTGGTAACTGTATTTGGAATGATCATTTCAACCAAAAGTACAGATTTGAATATGAAACCAGAAAGGAGAAGAGGACATACAGTGAGCTGAAGGAAAAGTATGAAAAGGCATCTGGTGAAAAGATGACACAGCAGAACATCATGGAGAAACTTCAGCAGGAATTTGATGATGTTCAGGATGTCGTGTTGGAACTGATTGAAAAATCATCACAAAGCATTTTAAGACTTGAAGAAATCGCTCTCCGACCAAACCCATTATCAACCCCAGTTTACATTGATTTGCTGATTCAATCTGAGAAAGAGGAGGCTAAACCTGGGTTCATggagagaatccagtccctgaatGAAGTCAAGAAACAGGCTCAGTTAATAGCAAAAGTTTCTGGGAAAGAGGAGCTGTTTCCAGAGGAATGGAAAGAATATCAAGCTGTAAAGAAAAGgcaaaaggaaagaaaaggattGAAAGGAATGGTGTCTGCTGTGTGCCAATGGATCACTCAGAAAACCAATTAA